Proteins co-encoded in one Brassica oleracea var. oleracea cultivar TO1000 chromosome C4, BOL, whole genome shotgun sequence genomic window:
- the LOC106338426 gene encoding uncharacterized protein LOC106338426 — MSAIRPPAIQRNDFELKPKYFSLVSQHPFHGLPHENPIDHIEALEDFLSNIKVHGVSEDYLFCKLFPHSLAGDARHWLKELQPGSLTCWSDIKSVFLNNFFDDARTEEFRNKIYNFSQGTTEAFKASWLRFKAYQQDCPHHGFPEIQLLNIFFRGLDWTSQATLDAASQGNFKTKTPEEATKLIENVASSTSAKKIDLERRKMAENSNGDRISEVKETSDLVHAFVIGDEQVRSTEDSQTFLREGDEEEHVDFIDETGFRKQRLADQQRNMSFTRTYKAEQTHKSKLESMMGQVQKGQQKMSALLDERLVYMSFRIL, encoded by the coding sequence ATGTCTGCGATCCGTCCTCCAGCAATTCAAAGAAATGACTTCGAACTGAAACCCAAATATTTCTCTCTAGTAAGTCAGCACCCCTTTCATGGTCTTCCTCATGAAAACCCCATAGACCATATCGAAGCACTTGAGGACTTTCTGTCTAACATCAAGGTGCATGGAGTTTCTGAAGACTACTTATTTTGCAAACTCTTCCCGCACTCCCTAGCTGGAGATGCGAGGCACTGGCTGAAAGAATTGCAGCCAGGATCTTTGACTTGCTGGAGTGATATCAAAAGCGTCTTCCTCAACAACTTCTTCGATGATGCACGAACCGAGGAATTTAGGAATAAGATCTATAATTTTTCTCAAGGCACTACTGAAGCTTTTAAGGCTTCTTGGTTGAGATTCAAAGCCTACCAGCAAGACTGCCCACACCATGGTTTTCCCGAAATCCAGCTACTTAATATTTTCTTCAGAGGTCTGGACTGGACTTCCCAAGCGACTTTGGATGCTGCGAGTCAAGGGAACTTCAAAACCAAGACACCTGAAGAAGCTACGAAGCTCATTGAAAATGTGGCGTCTAGCACTAGTGCCAAGAAGATTGATCTCGAGAGGAGGAAGATGGCCGAGAATTCGAATGGAGATCGGATATCTGAGGTGAAAGAAACGTCAGATTTAGTTCATGCTTTTGTGATTGGAGATGAGCAAGTTCGGTCTACTGAAGATAGTCAGACTTTTCTACGTGAAGGAGATGAAGAAGAGCATGTAGACTTCATCGATGAAACTGGCTTTCGCAAACAAAGACTTGCCGATCAGCAGCGAAACATGAGCTTCACAAGGACCTATAAGGCAGAACAAACTCATAAGAGTAAGCTGGAATCTATGATGGGACAAGTTCAAAAAGGCCAGCAGAAAATGAGTGCGCTTCTTGATGAAAGATTGGTTTACATGAGCTTCCGTATATTATGA